DNA sequence from the Acidimicrobiales bacterium genome:
CGCCCCTCCCCCACGCGACCCGTCGCCGGGACGACGGCCCGAGGATAGCGGGCGGGACCCCGCCGGTCAGGGCCGGAAGCTCCACTCCCCGAAGCGGTTCTGGCCCAGCCGGTCGGCCGGGTTCTTCCCGGTGGAGGACTCGTCGTATGACCAGTCGGGCTGTTTCTCGGCGAAGCGCTCGTCGACGACCGCCTTGCCGTCCACGATGTCGACCAGCTCGGCGATCAGGTACGGCTCCACCGGCCCGATGCGGCCGGCGACGTGGTCGTCGAACTCCTGCCCGTAGCGGGAGAGGATGCTCTGGAGCACCACCTGGTGCTGGTGGGCGAGGTAGCAACGGGCCCGGTCGGCCACGTTGCCGGCCCGCGCCTTCGCCTGCTCCAGGTGGTGGTCGCCGGCGTCGGAGTGGCTGATGGTCCGCAGGTCCTCCGACAGGGCCAGGCCGGTGAGCTTGCACGGCTGGCACTGGCCGCACGACTCCACGCCGAGGAACCGGGAGACGCCGGCGGAGAGGGCGACCATGTCGACCGTGTCGTCGAGCACGATGAACCCGCCCGACCCGACGCCGCTCCCGATGGCCTGCATGGTCTCGTAGGCGACGGGCGTGTCCAGCAGGTCCTCCGGGATGATCCCGTTGGCCACGCCGGGCAGGACGGCCTTGATGCGGTGCCCCCGGCGGGCGCCACCGCCGATCATCTGGATGACCTTGCGCAGCGACGTCCCCATCATCACCTCGCCGACGCCATGGCGCCGGGACGCCCCGGTGACGGTGCACACGATGGTGCCGGGCGACTGCTCGGTGCCGAGGGTCCGGAACCAGTTGGCGCCGCGGGCCATGATCCGGGGGACGTTGGCCAGCGTCTCCACGTTGTCGACGAGGGCCGGGGGCGCGGTCAGGAACTCCTGGGGACCGGCCAGCTGGACGCGGGAGGACAGCCCGGTGCGGGGGGCGGCGCCGGCGTGGCGCCTCGACACCCGCTCGAGGCCCCTCCGGAACGGGGGAGCGAGGCGGGGGAACGGATAGCGGCCGTCGATGGTCTCCAGGAGGGCCGTCTCCTCGCCGTAGAGGTACTCGTCGGGGCCCTCGAAGACCTCGAACGAGATGCCGTCGGCCCAGCCGGCGGCGACGACCTCCTCGACGGCCGACCGCATCCGCGTCACCTCTCGGGCGAACGACTTCTTCATGCCGAACACGATGTGGTCGGCGTCCACGGCCAGGGCGGCGATGATCGCCCCCTCGATCACGTGGTACGGGCACCGCCGGATGATGGAGCGGTCCTTGAACGTGCCCGGCTCGCCCTCGGCGCCGTTGACGACGACGGTGGTCGGCTCGAGCGTCGACCGGTTCTCCACCATCGTGCGCCACTTGCGGCCCGTCGGGAACCCCGCGCCGCCCCGGCCCCGCAGGCCCGACGCCTCGAGCGTGCTGATGAGCCATTCGGGGTCGGCCCGGCGGGCGACCTCGAGCCCGGCGCCTCCCCGGCGGCGGACGTACTCGTCAAGGGTGTCGATGGTGCTGGACCACAGCACCCGGCGGGCCGTTCTCACCCGGCCATCTTCCTCGCGGAGCCGGGGGAAACGCACATCGGGCCCCGGCTTGTTTGCGGCGGGCGCTTCCGTGAAAGGGTGCCAGGGCAACTCGACACCAAGGAGCTCGGCATGGGCGGACGGTTGGGTAAGGGCCTGCGGGCGGCGCTCGTCGGAGCGGTTCTCCTCGGCGTGCTGGCGGGGTGCGGGGACGACGACGACGGCGAGGCGTCCACGGACACCACGGCGGCGGAGTCGGGGGGCGAGTCCGCCGACAACACCGTCAGGATCGAGATGCTCGACTACGGCTACAAGGTGACGGGCGACCTCAAGTCGGGCCTCGCCACCCTCCAGTCGACCAACACCGGCGCCGAGTGGCACATGGCGGGCTTCGCCAAGCTGAAGGAGGGCAGGACCGTCGAGCAGCTGGTGACCGCGCTCCAGAGCGCCGGTGGCGAGGACGGCGGACCGGCCGAGGCGGGAGGCGCCACGGAGACCACCGGCTCGGGCGCCACGCTGCGGGCCGCCGGCCAGGAGACGACGACCACGACGGCCGCCGAGGGGGGCGGTGAGGGCGAGGGCGGCGATCCGTTCGCCGAGTTCGTCGAGGAGGAGCTGGGGAGCCCCGGCCACATCCTCCAGCCCGGCCGGACCCAGACGCTCACCGTCGACAACCTCGACGCCGGCAGCTACGTGATGATCTGCTTCCTTCCCACCGAGGGTGAGGGCACGCCCCACTTCGCCAAGGGCATGGTCAGCGGGTTCGAGGTGGCCGAG
Encoded proteins:
- a CDS encoding NADH-ubiquinone oxidoreductase-F iron-sulfur binding region domain-containing protein yields the protein MRTARRVLWSSTIDTLDEYVRRRGGAGLEVARRADPEWLISTLEASGLRGRGGAGFPTGRKWRTMVENRSTLEPTTVVVNGAEGEPGTFKDRSIIRRCPYHVIEGAIIAALAVDADHIVFGMKKSFAREVTRMRSAVEEVVAAGWADGISFEVFEGPDEYLYGEETALLETIDGRYPFPRLAPPFRRGLERVSRRHAGAAPRTGLSSRVQLAGPQEFLTAPPALVDNVETLANVPRIMARGANWFRTLGTEQSPGTIVCTVTGASRRHGVGEVMMGTSLRKVIQMIGGGARRGHRIKAVLPGVANGIIPEDLLDTPVAYETMQAIGSGVGSGGFIVLDDTVDMVALSAGVSRFLGVESCGQCQPCKLTGLALSEDLRTISHSDAGDHHLEQAKARAGNVADRARCYLAHQHQVVLQSILSRYGQEFDDHVAGRIGPVEPYLIAELVDIVDGKAVVDERFAEKQPDWSYDESSTGKNPADRLGQNRFGEWSFRP